A genome region from Chloroflexia bacterium SDU3-3 includes the following:
- a CDS encoding peroxiredoxin has translation MAKHRATILWERNGATFSDNRYSRGHRWLFDGGSEVAASSSPAVVPLPLSVAAAVDPEEAFVASLSSCHMLWFLSIASKHGYTVESYRDEAEGMMGYDEGGRQLMAQVTLRPMARFASHDQPSAADVEEMHRDAHEQCFIARSVKTDVRCEPIYAEHATDIAIRRAHL, from the coding sequence ATGGCAAAGCACAGAGCAACTATTCTATGGGAGCGCAATGGGGCAACGTTCAGCGACAACCGCTATAGCCGAGGCCATCGCTGGCTATTCGACGGCGGCAGCGAGGTTGCGGCCTCATCATCGCCCGCTGTCGTGCCACTGCCGCTCTCGGTGGCGGCGGCGGTCGACCCCGAAGAGGCATTTGTCGCCAGCCTGTCGAGCTGCCACATGCTATGGTTCCTATCGATCGCGTCCAAGCATGGCTACACGGTAGAAAGCTACCGCGACGAGGCCGAGGGGATGATGGGCTACGACGAGGGCGGCAGGCAGCTGATGGCGCAGGTGACACTCCGCCCCATGGCGCGCTTCGCCAGCCACGACCAGCCGAGCGCGGCGGATGTGGAGGAGATGCACCGCGACGCCCACGAGCAGTGCTTCATCGCGCGCTCGGTGAAGACCGATGTGCGCTGCGAGCCTATCTATGCAGAGCATGCGACCGACATAGCCATCAGGAGAGCACACCTATGA
- a CDS encoding LD-carboxypeptidase: MFRRNQESTTAPQKGSDLAMQPTIKPPRLEIGATIGIIAPSNALLPAREEHYRRSVDALQRLGFRTKESAQLRERHWWSAGAPAQIAAAIHEQFADPEVHAIATTAGGATAMLVADLLDYDLIRRNPKPFIGMSDITTYQWAMWARSRLVGFHGNCLTAGWSEWFAAHPAPYQRAIEASYLRLLTEPAPLGPLPELMPWETWREGRTHGVLLGGLLRRFADLAGTRYFPPLEVFDGAILFWEEVDRSLPDITLNLAKLRSLGVLDRIGGMVVGKVALPPESVAPHHPSLREVVVELTGGAGGCPILAGVDFGHGVSMLPMPIGVAARLDSGTRLLEVTERATEG; encoded by the coding sequence ATGTTTCGCAGAAACCAAGAATCTACCACCGCACCACAAAAAGGATCAGATCTCGCCATGCAGCCCACCATCAAGCCGCCGCGCCTAGAGATCGGCGCGACCATCGGCATCATCGCGCCGTCGAACGCGCTGCTGCCCGCCCGCGAGGAGCACTACCGCCGCAGCGTGGATGCGCTGCAGCGCCTGGGGTTCCGCACCAAGGAGAGCGCGCAGCTGCGCGAGCGGCACTGGTGGAGCGCGGGCGCTCCCGCTCAGATCGCCGCCGCCATCCACGAGCAGTTCGCCGACCCCGAGGTGCATGCCATCGCCACCACGGCGGGCGGGGCCACCGCCATGCTCGTGGCCGACCTGCTGGACTACGACCTGATCCGGCGCAACCCCAAGCCGTTCATCGGCATGAGCGACATCACCACCTACCAGTGGGCCATGTGGGCGCGCAGCAGGCTGGTGGGCTTCCACGGCAACTGCCTGACCGCCGGGTGGAGTGAGTGGTTCGCCGCACACCCCGCGCCGTACCAGCGCGCCATCGAGGCCAGCTACCTGCGGCTGCTCACCGAGCCAGCGCCGCTCGGCCCGCTGCCCGAGCTGATGCCCTGGGAGACGTGGCGCGAAGGCCGCACCCATGGCGTGCTGCTGGGCGGCCTGCTGCGGCGCTTCGCCGACCTAGCGGGGACGCGCTACTTCCCGCCGCTGGAGGTTTTCGACGGGGCCATCCTGTTCTGGGAGGAGGTCGACCGCTCGCTGCCGGACATCACGCTGAACCTAGCCAAGCTGCGCAGCCTGGGCGTGCTCGACCGCATCGGCGGCATGGTGGTGGGCAAGGTCGCGCTGCCGCCCGAGAGCGTCGCGCCGCACCACCCGAGCCTGCGCGAGGTGGTGGTGGAGCTGACGGGTGGCGCGGGGGGCTGCCCCATCCTGGCGGGCGTCGATTTTGGCCATGGCGTCTCGATGCTGCCCATGCCGATCGGTGTGGCGGCGCGGCTGGACAGCGGGACGCGCCTGCTGGAGGTGACCGAGCGGGCGACCGAGGGATAG
- a CDS encoding helix-turn-helix transcriptional regulator: MPADPNFAQAAALIGDPARAAMLAALLGGRALTASELAACASVTPQTASSHLSRLREGGLIDVVASGRHRYYRLASADVARALETLASIAAPAKIISLRQSESARALRFARSCYDHLAGSLGVQLTDRLVERGLLSQAGEPYHMTPQGIGWLAQRGIDGEQLVHGRRAAARACLDWSERRYHVAGAFGAALADWLLSQGWLSRVATSRALRLTDVGRAGFAHEWGIDVGPR; encoded by the coding sequence ATGCCAGCAGATCCGAACTTTGCCCAGGCCGCCGCGCTGATCGGCGATCCGGCCCGCGCCGCCATGCTTGCCGCGCTGCTTGGCGGCAGGGCGCTTACGGCCAGCGAGCTGGCGGCCTGCGCCAGCGTCACGCCGCAGACCGCCAGCTCTCATCTTTCGCGGTTGCGCGAGGGTGGGCTGATAGATGTAGTCGCCTCGGGGCGGCATCGCTACTATCGGCTTGCCAGCGCCGATGTGGCGCGGGCTTTGGAGACCCTGGCCTCGATCGCGGCTCCCGCGAAGATTATATCGCTGCGCCAGTCGGAAAGCGCACGGGCTTTGCGGTTTGCGCGCTCGTGCTACGACCATCTGGCTGGCTCGCTGGGCGTGCAGCTCACCGATCGCTTGGTCGAGCGCGGGTTGCTTTCCCAGGCAGGCGAGCCCTACCACATGACGCCGCAGGGCATTGGCTGGCTGGCCCAGCGCGGGATCGATGGCGAGCAGCTTGTGCACGGGCGAAGGGCGGCAGCCCGCGCCTGCCTGGATTGGAGCGAGCGCCGCTACCACGTGGCCGGTGCATTTGGGGCGGCCCTGGCCGACTGGCTGCTTTCCCAGGGCTGGCTCAGCCGCGTGGCGACGAGCCGCGCGCTACGTTTGACCGATGTGGGCCGCGCTGGCTTTGCACATGAGTGGGGCATAGATGTCGGGCCGCGCTAG